Part of the Prevotella communis genome is shown below.
GATGAACAGGGGTTCAAATTTCTCGTTGGGGATGCCCTGCTTCTTATACAGCCAGCGCACCATCAGATAGGCCAGTGCCAATCCGATGAGCCACATCAGCGAGTACCAGCGGATGCTGAACGGGCCGATGCTGAAGGCTTCAAGCGAAGGGTTCCAGAGAATATAACTGAGGATATTCATATTTTTCTCTAGTTTTAACTAGTTCGGCTAGTCTGACAAGTAAAAACTAGCCTAGACATTGAATCTGAAGTGCATGATATCACCATCCTGCACCACGTAGTCCTTACCCTCTACGCCCATCTTACCAGCCTCGCGAACAGCAGCCTCAGAGCCGTATTTCAGGTAGTCTTCGTACTTGATGACCTCTGCACGGATAAAGCCTTTCTCGAAGTCGGTGTGGATGACACCAGCACACTGAGGAGCCTTCCAGCCCTTCTTGTAGGTCCAGGCCTTCACTTCCATCTCGCCAGCGGTGATAAAGGTCTCAAGGTTCAGCAGGGCATAGGCCTTCTTGATCAGACGGTTCACACCGCTCTCCTCCAAGCCCAGTTCCTCGAGGAACATCTGCTTGTCCTCGTAGCTCTCGAGTTCGGCGATATCCTCTTCGGTCTTAGCGGCGATGACCATAGCCTCGGCCCCTTCTTCCTTAGCCAGTGCCTCCACCTTCTTGGTGAAGTCGTTGCCACTCTTGGCATCAGCCTCGCCCACATTGCAAACGTAGAGCACGGGCTTTGAGGTCAGGAGGAAGAGGTTGCGGGCGCAGTCCTGCTCTTCTTTACTGTCGAACTCCACGATACGGGCGTTCTTACCCTGTTCCAATACCTCTTTATATGCCTTCAGTACAGTTACTTCCACCTTGGCGTCCTTATTGCCGGCGGCAGCAGCCTTCTCCGTCTTAGCCAGACGGGAGTCGATGGTCTCGAGGTCCTTTAGCTGTAGCTCGGTGTCGATGATTTCCTTGTCGCGTATGGGGTCGATACTACCATCTACATGGGTGATATTTTCGTCCTCAAAGCAGCGCAGCACGTGGATGATAGCATCCGTCTCGCGGATATTGCCAAGGAACTTGTTGCCAAGACCTTCACCTTTGGAAGCGCCCTTTACCAGACCTGCGATATCCACGATTTCACAGGTAGCAGGAACGATACGTCCAGGGTGTACTATCTCGGCCAGTTTGGTCAGTCGTTCATCGGGTACGGTAATCACGCCCACGTTGGGCTCAATCGTACAGAAAGGGAAGTTTGCTGCCTGTGCCTTAGCGCTCGACAGACAATTGAAAAGTGTGGACTTGCCGACGTTAGGCAGTCCCACAATACCACATTTTAATGCCATTTTCTTTTATAAACGTTTATAAACTGGGTGCAAAGGTACGATTAAGTGAGCAGAAAACCAAAAGAATTTTGAGTTTTCTCGAGCGTGAGTACTTTCGTTGAAGTTAAAGATACAAAAAACTTCGTTGTTTTCTACTTATGGTCTGAACAATTGTTCCTTTCGTCGAATACTTTAGAAAAGTTATTCGATTTTTCCGTTTTTTATTCTTACCTTTGCACCATATTAAATCGACTATGAAATCGTCCGGGTGACGACGGATATTAAATCCAACAACAAATGCTATGAATCAGCTTAAGAAACTAAGATTGAGATTTCAGGATTATTTTAGACATTATTCGCAGGCACATCATTATTATGACGGACCATACCACGGAGGCCAGTCTTTTTACTCTTATTATCTGGATGATGAGGGGATGCGCGTATTTGATGGTCCCTTTCGTTATCAGTTATCATCTATCAGTCCTTATGGAAAAGCCTTTCGTAACGAGGCTGAGGGCAGTTTCCTGAACGGTTTGAAGGATGGAAAATGGCATTATTTCTTTAAGAGTGATACCCACAGGATGAAATTGACCGTTGACTATGTCAAAGGCAATATTGACGGCTATCTTTACTATGAGGAGTATAATGCGAATATGGTACAGAATAAGGCCTCTAAGACCAAGATATCGTTTCGCTCCTCCAAGCGCAGACTAATAGGAGAGGTGGTTGGTTTGTTTCAGGGTCATAAGTTCAAGGCACGCCTTGATGCCGAGGGACTGCCTCATGACAAGTGGTCGACGGCCGTCAATGACAAGGAACACGGTGAATGGGAGGCTGTAGAGGTGTGGAACCACGGTCACTTGGAAAAGGCCGAGCGCCGTCTCTTTACCTATGGCAGAAAAGAGGCTATCACACCCTATATGTGTCAGAAACTGAATCAGATGATTGACGAGATCAACCACAGTATGCTCTGCATCGTGAAACACGGGTCGCTGGGTGGACTGTCGTATATCCCAGTAGCTTGATATATAAGTAATTAGCGCGTTAGGAATGCCTAACGCGCTAATTCTTTTAATGGGCCTCAAGCCAGTTGTTTCCAAAACCAGAGTCGGCCACAAGGGGCACGCTGAGTGGGAAGGCATGTTGCATCTCTTCCAGAACGATTCGTTCTACCAGCTCCTTTTCCTCAGGATAGACGGAGAAGTTGAGTTCGTCGTGTACCTGCAGAATCATCTTCGAACGGATACCCTCGGCCTTGAATCGCTGATAGATATGTATCATAGCTACCTTGATGATATCGGCAGCAGTGCCCTGAATCGGGGCATTGATGGCATTACGCTCGGCAAAGCCACGTACGGTAGCGTTCTGTGAGTTGATATCCGGCAGATAGCGACGACGACCGAAGAGGGTAGTGACGTAGCCCTGTTTGCGGGCAATCTCCTTCGATTGTTCCATATAGTCGTGAACCTGCGGGAAGGTCTGGAAGTAGCCGTCAATCAGCATCTTAGCCTCTTCTCGAGGGATATCCAGACGTTCAGCCAGACCAAAGACAGTGATGCCATAGATGATACCGAAGTTGGCCCGTTTTGACTTGGTACGCTCATCGCGCGTTACCTCTTCAATCGGTTTCTTGTAGATATTGGCAGCGGTGGCAGCATGCAGATCCTTGCCATCCTGGAACACATGCAGCATGTTTTCATCTTGCGACAAGTGAGCCATCACACGCAGTTCAATCTGACTGTAGTCTGCTGAAAAAAACAAACATCCTGGTTCAGGAATGAAAGCCTTGCGAATCTCCTTGCCGTCCTCACCGCGAATAGGAATATTCTGGAGGTTGGGGTCAGACGACGAAAGTCGGCCCGTAGCCGTGATGGTCTGATTAAACGACGTATGGATATGTCCTGTGCGAGGGTTAATCAGTTTGGGAAGTGCCTCCACATAGGTACCTATCAGTTTCTTTAAACCTCTGTGTTCCAATATGTCAGACACGATTTCGTGCTTGTTCTTCAGTTGCTGGAGCACCTCTTCGCTGGTGACATACTGCCCCGTCTTGGTCTTCTTGGCCTTCTCCACAATCTTGAGTTTGTCAAACAAGATTTCACCTACCTGTTTAGGTGATGCTATGTTGAATGCCTCTCCTGCAAGTTCGTAGATACGTTTCTCTATCTCATTCATTCGCTCCGTCAAAATCCTTGACGTCTCGCTGAGCGACTCCGTATCCAGGCACACGCCGTTCATCTCCATCTCAGCCAAGACAGGCATCAGCGGCATCTCTATCTGATAGAAGAGGTCCTCACACTCGTGCTTCTTGAGTTCAGGTTCCAGTTTGTTTTTCAACTGCAACGTGATGTCGGCATCCTCACAAGCATACTCATAGACCTGAGAGGGTGGGAGGTCGCGCATGGATTTCTGGTTCTTACCCTTCGCCCCTATCAGTTCATCAATATGAATGGTCTGATAGTTCAGATACACCTCGGCCATATAGTCCATGTTGTGACGCAGTTCGGGTTGGATGAGATAATGAGCAATCATTGTGTCCCACATCGGACCGTCGAGATGCACATCATAATTTCTTAACACCTCGAGGTCGTACTTCAGATTTTGCCCAATCTTTAAGATTTTGGGGTTTTCATAAAGCGGTTTAAAGATATTAACAATTCGCAACGCTTCTTCACGATTGGCAGGAATGGGCACATAAAAGGCCTTGTGTTCCTCTACCGAGAAGCTCAAACCCACCAATTCTGCGTTGATGGCCGAGGTTGAAGTGGTCTCCGTGTCTAGAACGAGAAATTCTTTTGTTAAGAAATAGTCACGAATTTGTTGCATTTCATCCTCATTTTCAACGAGTTTGTACTCGTGAGCCACCGTTTTAAGGGTCTCAAAACTCGAAAATTTTGAGTCACCTGCATCGTTGGGCGCAAATTCTGCAAACAAATCGAGCTGTGTATTATCAGTTTTTGGCTTCTTTTCAACTTTTTTAAGAACCCTGTTAGTCAGAGCCTTGAATTCCAGTTCGGTGAAGAGAGCAGTCAGTTTTTCCTCATCAGGTGACTGCAGTGTCAGATCGTCCAGGTTGAGTTCAATGGGAACCTCGGTGCAGATGGTTGCAAGGAAATATGACATACGGATATCCTCCACATGTTCCTCCACCTTTTTCTTAAGAGCACCCTTCAGTTCCTCCGTTCGCTGCAGCAGTTCATCAACCGAATTGAAGTCGTTGATGAGTTTGGTGGCCGTCTTCTCTCCCACACCCGGACAACCGGGGAAGTTGTCTGCCGAGTCGCCCATCAGTGCCAGGAGGTCGATGACCTGGAGTGGGGTAGTGATACCATATTTATCACACACCTCCTTGGGACCCATCACCTCATAACCGCCTCCATGACGAGGACGGTAGATGCTCACCTTGTCTGTGACCAACTGGCCATAATCCTTATCGGGCGTGAGCATAAATGTCTGCACACCATCGATGGAATCAGCCTTTTTTGCCAGTGTTCCGATAACGTCATCGGCCTCAAAACCATCTACTTGCAGTACGGGAATACGATAGGCAGCCAGCAGATCCTTGATGATGGGAACGGCTTTCTTGATATCCTCCGGCGTGGCTTCACGCTGTGCTTTGTATGCAGGAAACTTGTCGCTACGGAAGGTGGGTCCATGAGGGTCAAAGGCCACACCTAAGTATTTGGGTTGCTCCTTTTCGATAACCTCCTGGAGCGTGTTGACAAAACCTATGATAGCTGACGTGTTGAGCCCCTTGGAATTGATTCTGGGGTTTTTGATAAATGCGTAATACGACCTGTATATAAGGGCGTAGGCGTCGAGCAAAAATAGTTTCTCCATAATTATTTCAGAATTTTCGTGTAAAATTACTAAAAAATTTGGCAATATATGGATATTTTCTGTAATTTTGTAGCAAAAATATAAAAAATGGACCAATTATCGCTTATCAAACAACCAATTGACCAAGAATTTAATGAGTTTACAGCCCTTTTCAAGGAGTCGTTGACCCACGGCGACCATCTGTTGTCTGAGATGTTGACTCATATCCGTCAGCGAGGTGGTAAGCGTATGCGTCCAATCCTAACCCTGCTTATTGCAAAGAATTATGGTGGTGTGACAGCCGAGACACAGAATGCGGCTATCGGTCTGGAACTGCTCCATACGGCTTCTCTGGTTCACGATGATGTGGTGGATGAGAGTGAGGAGCGTCGCGGACAGGCTTCGGTGAATGCCACCTATAGTAATAATGCAGCCGTGCTGGTGGGAGATTTCATCCTTTCTACGGCCTTGCTCTATGTGTCTCACACAAATAACCAGCGCATTATCAGCAACCTGGCACAGTTGGGCCGCACGCTGGCTTCTGGCGAGTTGCTTCAGCTGTGGAACATCAGTAATACGGAGATATCAGAGGACATCTACTATGATGTGATCAAGCAGAAAACAGCCGTTTTATTCGAGTCGTGTGCAGCCATTGGAGCCCTTTCTGCAGGCGCTTCTGACGAGGAGGTGGAGAAAGCCAAGCTCTTCGGTCAGAACCTGGGTATCATGTTCCAGATTCGTGATGATATCTTTGATTATTACGATTCCAAGGAGATAGGAAAGCCTACGGGCAACGATATGGCCGAGGGTAAACTGACCCTGCCCGTGATCTACGCCCTCAACAATAATCCTCAGTATGAGGCAATGATGAACCTGGCCAGAAAGGTGAAGGCACGCACTATCAATACCGATGAAATTGCCGTTTTGGTGGAGTTTACCAAGCGTTCTGGTGGTATAGAATACGCCGAGAAACGCATGGAGGATTTCCATCAGGAAGCCCTGAAATATCTGGATGAATCCGTTAGCGATACGGCCATTCGCGATGCGCTGAAGGCCTATCTGGACTACGTGATTCGTCGTAATAAGTAAAACAATGTTATGAAGTCGTTCAGCAAGCGGACATGGTTAAAAATCGGCACGATAGGCATCGCATTCATGTGTGTGCTGATGTGCGGTCTGATGTATATCTCTTTCCGTCCCGACACCCTGAAGATGTTTCATTTCTTCAAGGTTTTCGGTTTGTTGGATTACCTGGAGGAATTGCAGCATAACCCTGCTCGCGTGCCCAGTTGGATACTCTATAACCTGCCCGATGGCGCCTGGCTGTTTGCCTACAGTATCCTGATAGCCTGCTTCTGGAATTTCAAGATAAAAGACTGTTGGATGTTCGTCCTGGTAATGCCGTTTATCTGCATTCCTCACGAGTTCCTCCAGGGTCTTGGCATCATGCATGGCACCTACGATCCTTCTGATGTACTGGCTTATCTGCTGGCTATCATGGCTGGTTTCACGTACATCTATATTGTTCATTCACTGGCATTTAAGGATGTGGATAGGGTAGAGCGACGTCGCAAGAGTACCACCAAGCTGGTGCTCACTTCGCTGTGCTTTGCACTCTTCGTGCTGCTGGCTATCGGCAGTGATGATACGGTAGGACGTATCAGTGCCGGAACGGGCGAGGTAAACGCCGTGGAAGAACTCTGGAAGTAAGGGTAAAAGGTAAAGTGAAAAACGAAAAATTTGCTACCGCAAATCTCAAATTAGAGACCATCGCGGTAGCAAATTTTTCACTTTTCACTATTCACTATTCCCTTCCTTCGGTTTAGAAGAACTTGACTTCTTTGCCTATAACCTCGCTGAGCAGCAGGTTGGCCAGGCGGCTGGTACCCATGCGGAACCATTTGTTGGTGAGCCATTTCTCGCCCAGAACCTCTTTCACGATGGTATAGTAAATCAGTGCGTCCATCACGCTGTTGAGTCCTCCAGCGGGCTTAAAACCAATCTGTACGCCGGTCTGTTCGTAATATTCCTTGATAGCCTGACACATCACGTAGGCAGCCTCTGGCGTAGCAGCTGGTTCCAACTTACCCGTAGAGGTCTTGATATAGTCGCCACCGGCATACATCGACAGGATAGAGGCAATCTTGATGTTCTTGGCGGTCTTCAGACAACCTGTCTCCAGAATCACCTTCATATCGTGCTCGCCGCAGGCTTCTTTCTGCTGCTGAATCTCGTCTACCACGGTCTCGTAGTCACCCTCCAGGAACTGTCCCACGGGCATCACGATATCAATCTCTGTAGCACCGTCCTTGATGGCCATAGAGGTCTCTACAGTCTTTACCTCAATAAGGCTCTGAGATGAGGGGAAACTGCCTGATACGCAGGCTACTTCTACGCCTTCTACCTCCAAGGTCTCGCTGACCACCTTGGCAAACTTAGGGTAGACGCAGATGGTGGCTACGTGGGGCAGGTCAGGGTAGGCCTCTTCAAACTGGTTGACCTTCTCGGTGAATGCCAGTACGGATGTATCGCTGTCGGTGGTCTTCAGGGTGGTAAGTTCCACGCTTCCCATCAGGAATTTCTTCACCTCTGGGGTATCGTTTTCGTGCACTTTCTCGGCAATGATCTTCTTCACTGCATCCTTTACTTCCTCGTCGGTAATGTCGAGGTTGTACTTGCTGAGCA
Proteins encoded:
- the deoC gene encoding deoxyribose-phosphate aldolase, with translation MSKIEQVLSKYNLDITDEEVKDAVKKIIAEKVHENDTPEVKKFLMGSVELTTLKTTDSDTSVLAFTEKVNQFEEAYPDLPHVATICVYPKFAKVVSETLEVEGVEVACVSGSFPSSQSLIEVKTVETSMAIKDGATEIDIVMPVGQFLEGDYETVVDEIQQQKEACGEHDMKVILETGCLKTAKNIKIASILSMYAGGDYIKTSTGKLEPAATPEAAYVMCQAIKEYYEQTGVQIGFKPAGGLNSVMDALIYYTIVKEVLGEKWLTNKWFRMGTSRLANLLLSEVIGKEVKFF
- a CDS encoding polyprenyl synthetase family protein translates to MDQLSLIKQPIDQEFNEFTALFKESLTHGDHLLSEMLTHIRQRGGKRMRPILTLLIAKNYGGVTAETQNAAIGLELLHTASLVHDDVVDESEERRGQASVNATYSNNAAVLVGDFILSTALLYVSHTNNQRIISNLAQLGRTLASGELLQLWNISNTEISEDIYYDVIKQKTAVLFESCAAIGALSAGASDEEVEKAKLFGQNLGIMFQIRDDIFDYYDSKEIGKPTGNDMAEGKLTLPVIYALNNNPQYEAMMNLARKVKARTINTDEIAVLVEFTKRSGGIEYAEKRMEDFHQEALKYLDESVSDTAIRDALKAYLDYVIRRNK
- the ychF gene encoding redox-regulated ATPase YchF, giving the protein MALKCGIVGLPNVGKSTLFNCLSSAKAQAANFPFCTIEPNVGVITVPDERLTKLAEIVHPGRIVPATCEIVDIAGLVKGASKGEGLGNKFLGNIRETDAIIHVLRCFEDENITHVDGSIDPIRDKEIIDTELQLKDLETIDSRLAKTEKAAAAGNKDAKVEVTVLKAYKEVLEQGKNARIVEFDSKEEQDCARNLFLLTSKPVLYVCNVGEADAKSGNDFTKKVEALAKEEGAEAMVIAAKTEEDIAELESYEDKQMFLEELGLEESGVNRLIKKAYALLNLETFITAGEMEVKAWTYKKGWKAPQCAGVIHTDFEKGFIRAEVIKYEDYLKYGSEAAVREAGKMGVEGKDYVVQDGDIMHFRFNV
- the polA gene encoding DNA polymerase I, encoding MEKLFLLDAYALIYRSYYAFIKNPRINSKGLNTSAIIGFVNTLQEVIEKEQPKYLGVAFDPHGPTFRSDKFPAYKAQREATPEDIKKAVPIIKDLLAAYRIPVLQVDGFEADDVIGTLAKKADSIDGVQTFMLTPDKDYGQLVTDKVSIYRPRHGGGYEVMGPKEVCDKYGITTPLQVIDLLALMGDSADNFPGCPGVGEKTATKLINDFNSVDELLQRTEELKGALKKKVEEHVEDIRMSYFLATICTEVPIELNLDDLTLQSPDEEKLTALFTELEFKALTNRVLKKVEKKPKTDNTQLDLFAEFAPNDAGDSKFSSFETLKTVAHEYKLVENEDEMQQIRDYFLTKEFLVLDTETTSTSAINAELVGLSFSVEEHKAFYVPIPANREEALRIVNIFKPLYENPKILKIGQNLKYDLEVLRNYDVHLDGPMWDTMIAHYLIQPELRHNMDYMAEVYLNYQTIHIDELIGAKGKNQKSMRDLPPSQVYEYACEDADITLQLKNKLEPELKKHECEDLFYQIEMPLMPVLAEMEMNGVCLDTESLSETSRILTERMNEIEKRIYELAGEAFNIASPKQVGEILFDKLKIVEKAKKTKTGQYVTSEEVLQQLKNKHEIVSDILEHRGLKKLIGTYVEALPKLINPRTGHIHTSFNQTITATGRLSSSDPNLQNIPIRGEDGKEIRKAFIPEPGCLFFSADYSQIELRVMAHLSQDENMLHVFQDGKDLHAATAANIYKKPIEEVTRDERTKSKRANFGIIYGITVFGLAERLDIPREEAKMLIDGYFQTFPQVHDYMEQSKEIARKQGYVTTLFGRRRYLPDINSQNATVRGFAERNAINAPIQGTAADIIKVAMIHIYQRFKAEGIRSKMILQVHDELNFSVYPEEKELVERIVLEEMQHAFPLSVPLVADSGFGNNWLEAH